GTGAGCGCTCGGCGGTGACTCGCTCGATACGTCGACCCGGACAAGCCGACCTTACTCCCAGACACGCCGTCCGTAACTAACACCCGAGCGACCGTTACGATGGGCATGATGCGCCGATTCGGACGGCTCTCCGCAGGACACGTGGTGGCGGTGGTCACGATTACGCTACTGGCACTCGCCGTTCTCCCCGCCAGCACTGCCGCACAGGCGACGCCGGTCGATACCTGTCGGTCGATCACCGAACCCGGGGAGTACCGACTCGCCGGAACCCTCTCGGGGAATGGCTCCACTCCCTGCCTCAGGATCACCGCCAGCGACGTGGCGCTCGACGGCCAGGCCAACGCCGTCGTCGGCAACGACTCCGACGCCGTCGGCGTGCTGGTCGAACCCACAGGCAACGATACGCTGACGAACGTCACCGTCTCGAATCTCACGACGAGGGGGTGGAAGATCGGTCTCACGTACCGCGGTGGCGTGGCGACCGGCTCCGTCCGGAACGTCACGGCCGCGGCCAACCGGGACGGTATCGTGATCGACCCGGAACTCCGGTTCCAGGCCGCGAGCGACACCGTCGAGTTGATCGACAACCGCGCGGTCGACAACGAGCGCTGGGGGGTCGCCCTCCGGCCCGGTGCGGACGCCGACCGCGTCACCGGGACCACGCTCCGGAACAACGAGATCGGGGTCGTTGCGGCCGACGTCCGGACCCTCTCGCTGGCAGACACCCGCGCCACGAACAACACCTGGGGCGTCGTGATGGGTGACGTAACGGCGTCCACACTCCGGAACACGACGGTCCGGGAGAACGCCCAGGACGGCCTGCGGGCCAGCAACGGATTCGACGACAGCCGACTGCTGGACACCACCGCTCGGGCCAACGGCGGTGCCGGCCTGCGACTCGGTCCCGCGAACAACGCCAGCCTCCGGAACGCGACGGCGACCGACAACGGTGAGAGCGGGCTCGCCCTCCGGGATGCCGCCGACGTGCGGGCGACAACGCTGGTCGTCACCGACAACGAGGGGTGGGGACTGGACTTCGACGGCGTATCCGACGCGCTGCTGGTGGACGTGACGACCGGTCGGAACGCCGCCGGGTTCTACACCGCGACCGACAGCGGCAACGTGACGATCCGGCTGAACTGACGACCTGTCACAGGACTATTCGCCCTACTCGAGAAACAGGAGGAAGATACTGGGTGCGACGAGCAGGACGAGCCCGACGACCATCAGAGCCGCCGGCAGGACGAGCAACGACATATCGGCGACGAGCCACATCCCCGCCCCCGCGAGTAGCACCAGCAGCCCGATGATGCGGACGATCCAGGCCATCGCGCCTTCTAACCCAAAGTCGGCTGCCACCTCGGCTACTTCGATGATTTCGTCCATGGCAATCCGGGCATGGATTATCCATACACTTATATCTGATTGGAGGAC
This Halorientalis sp. IM1011 DNA region includes the following protein-coding sequences:
- a CDS encoding right-handed parallel beta-helix repeat-containing protein, translated to MMRRFGRLSAGHVVAVVTITLLALAVLPASTAAQATPVDTCRSITEPGEYRLAGTLSGNGSTPCLRITASDVALDGQANAVVGNDSDAVGVLVEPTGNDTLTNVTVSNLTTRGWKIGLTYRGGVATGSVRNVTAAANRDGIVIDPELRFQAASDTVELIDNRAVDNERWGVALRPGADADRVTGTTLRNNEIGVVAADVRTLSLADTRATNNTWGVVMGDVTASTLRNTTVRENAQDGLRASNGFDDSRLLDTTARANGGAGLRLGPANNASLRNATATDNGESGLALRDAADVRATTLVVTDNEGWGLDFDGVSDALLVDVTTGRNAAGFYTATDSGNVTIRLN